The following are encoded together in the Deltaproteobacteria bacterium genome:
- a CDS encoding thioesterase → RTHVWQTDIAEESTNKRVAISRMTIAIIDHGTLSTQKERVILDKN, encoded by the coding sequence CGCACTCACGTATGGCAAACCGACATCGCTGAAGAAAGCACGAATAAGCGCGTCGCCATCAGCCGCATGACTATCGCAATAATCGATCACGGAACTCTTTCTACCCAGAAAGAACGCGTCATTTTGGATAAGAATTAG
- a CDS encoding DUF1730 domain-containing protein: MKISLKNLSAIAGRHGFVVCSALPLEVASQVLQTQSSNLRDWQDRNYCGEMKYMERRVDIFIDLRNFLPEVRFVVVLAIPYSGQKALHFLPKWGYGRVSRYAWGKDYHIVCRSLLESFIADLEVEIGDVRGMIKWRAFSDAVPLLERALGARSGLGFVGKNAMLIRPGLGSYFFIAEILWDVSVSDWEENPNLWRGGRRLEPKVEKSCLAGENCSKCTGCIEACPTEAIVSPGVIDARRCISYLTIEKKTPFSPQESSSIGDWIFGCDMCQEVCPFNAKSDELQRCDSFLDSKPCKYLSLQSILGISSDGEFKQTFKDTPFMRARRERLVRNACSVASNTKYFPAAKLLSILMQQDSSELIRAQARYSLEELARCADGVEAIRIGRFL; this comes from the coding sequence GTTTTACAGACACAGTCTTCTAATCTGCGAGATTGGCAAGATCGCAATTACTGTGGCGAGATGAAATACATGGAGCGCCGTGTCGATATATTTATCGATTTGCGTAACTTCCTTCCAGAAGTAAGATTTGTCGTTGTTCTTGCCATCCCCTATTCTGGACAAAAAGCTTTGCACTTTTTGCCGAAATGGGGTTATGGGCGGGTTTCTCGCTATGCCTGGGGAAAAGACTACCACATTGTTTGTAGGAGTTTGTTAGAAAGCTTTATCGCTGACCTAGAAGTAGAGATTGGGGATGTAAGGGGGATGATTAAGTGGCGCGCATTTTCTGATGCCGTGCCGCTTTTAGAGCGCGCATTAGGTGCTCGAAGTGGCCTTGGGTTTGTAGGAAAGAATGCCATGCTCATTCGTCCAGGGCTGGGGTCTTATTTTTTTATTGCGGAGATACTTTGGGATGTCAGTGTTAGTGATTGGGAGGAAAATCCCAACTTGTGGCGCGGAGGAAGGCGTTTAGAACCAAAGGTCGAAAAAAGTTGTTTGGCTGGGGAGAATTGTTCGAAATGCACGGGTTGTATCGAGGCTTGTCCGACAGAGGCAATAGTTTCGCCAGGTGTTATCGATGCTCGTCGCTGCATATCTTATCTCACGATAGAAAAGAAGACGCCTTTTTCGCCCCAAGAGTCTAGCAGCATTGGGGATTGGATCTTTGGTTGCGATATGTGTCAAGAGGTTTGTCCTTTTAATGCAAAAAGCGACGAGCTTCAGCGATGCGATTCGTTCTTAGATTCTAAGCCCTGCAAGTATTTAAGTCTTCAGTCTATTCTCGGCATTTCTAGTGACGGGGAGTTTAAGCAAACTTTTAAAGATACGCCATTCATGCGCGCGCGCCGCGAGCGCCTTGTGAGAAACGCTTGCAGCGTGGCAAGCAATACTAAGTATTTTCCAGCGGCTAAGCTGCTTTCAATCCTAATGCAGCAGGACAGCTCTGAACTCATCCGCGCTCAAGCAAGATATTCGCTAGAGGAATTAGCCCGCTGCGCTGATGGAGTCGAGGCGATTAGGATTGGGCGATTCCTGTAA